One window of Perca flavescens isolate YP-PL-M2 chromosome 15, PFLA_1.0, whole genome shotgun sequence genomic DNA carries:
- the ints1 gene encoding integrator complex subunit 1 isoform X2 translates to MNRPKPTTLRRPSAAKPSGHPPPGDFIALGSKSQGGEPKAPAVLLKPASTVLPADRKRETSSTLPSSSGLSSLTKRPKLSTTPPVSALGRLADVAAVDKRAISPSIKEPSVIPIEVSPAVLLDEIEAAESEGNDDRIEGLLCGAVKQLKLNRAKPDITLYLSLMFLAKIRPNVFATEGIIEALCSLLRRDASINFKAKGNSLVSVLACNLLMAAYEDDENWPEIFVKVYIEDSLGERIWVDSSHCKNFVDNIQTAFGTKMPPKSMLLQADTGRSGGDLSAGSSPHPSTPDEDDSQTELLIAEEKLSPEDEGQIMPRYEDLAESVEDYVLDVLRDQLNRRQPMDNVSRNLLRLLTATCGYKEARLMAVQRLEMWLQNPKLTRPAQDLLMSLCMNCNTQGSDDMEVISNLIKIRLKPKVLLNQYMLCVRELLNANRDNLGTTVKLVIFNELSNARNPNNMQVLHTVLQHSPEQAPKFLAMVFQDLLTNKDDYLRASRALLREIIKQTKHEINFQSFCFGLMQERKETSYVDMEFKERFVIQVTDLLTVSMMLGITAQVKEAGIAWDKGDNKNLEGLRSFQNQIAAIQRDAVWWLHTVVPTISKVGAKDYVHCLHKVLFTEQPETYYKWDNWPPESDRNFFLRLCSEVPLLEDTLMRILVIGLSRDLPLGPADAMELADHLVKRAAGVQSDDLEVLKVERIQLIDAVLNLCTYHHPENIQLPAGYQPPNLAISTLYWKAWLLLLVVAAFNPQKIGLAAWDGYPTLKMLMEMVMTNNCTYPPCTIADEDTKTEMINRELQISQREKQEILAFESHLAAASTKQTITESNSLLLSQLTSLDPQGPPRRPPPQIQEQVKTLNQSLRLGHLLCRSRNPDFLLNIIQRQASSQSMPWLADLVQSSEGSLDVLPVQCLCEFLLHDAADDSLPIEDDEEGESKEQKAKKRQRQQKQRQLLERLQDLLLGPKADEQTTCEVLDYFLRRLSSSQVASRVLAMKGLSLVLTEGGLKDGDERDQPMEEDSADAELLPGYQWLLQDLPKLPLFDSVRGMTSTALQQAIHMETDPQTISAYLIYLSQHAPVEEQSSHNDLALVTTDVARLIVERSTIMNSLFSKHSCRPESDAVLSAFLTIFSTYIKRMRKTKEGEDLYSWSESQDQVFLRWTTGETATMHILVVHAMVILLTLGPPKGESDFYALLDIWFPDKKPLPTAFLVDTSEEALLLPDWLKLRMIRSEVSRLVDAALQDLEPQQLLLFVQSFGIPVSSMSKLLQYLDQAVSHDTQTLEQNIMDKHYMAHLVEVQHERGATGGHTFHSLLSSSLPPHRDSAETSKAKVTVETPHNSVKMRAASQLPAVGPDDDLTGMLLQIFPLKVDPRWHGPPPSQLSLALQQALAKELMRAKQGQIQQGGLAFRLLQAIAALLTSAHAGPIVISMHHSHALSCPLMRQLHLYQRLVSQDMAFSSLFLKVIVEMLIWLDNPTVEAGPLKTLLKTFAGQNSHKHRHNDVRTGFLHLAEALAYRRDIEVPLIAIIAMLKAGDRCNAEPELIGKVLQGLMEVRSPYLEELLSLLMTVGTQNGTAGPVATVISLLLQESEERAVKKEVDSNNSEVTKSGLSSGLLVDWLEHLDPEVTSVCPDLQQKLLFALNKARGTPAYRPYLLALLTHQSNWSTILQCISALLSKRRDYKLDPSSALDFLWACSHIPRIWQGRDQKIPQKKTEKFVLRLSSLELMSLVDLILSESELNSRDSPRDDKSSLDQASCSLIQSRLPLLHSYCSGELENIKKVSEYLIYCTKKWEDSGMSKRCQNLLLQIYLHFPEVIQHVTLPEGTFSSGGAADGSSCKLDVLVHRLVTLLADIGDSKSVEGRVSDANLACRKLAVSHPVLLLRHLPMIAGLLHGRIHLNMQEFRQQNHMTFFSNVLVILELLQPLVFHSDHRRALQDCLLSFMKVLRNFQRTRSPLVFINKFLQFTQKYITHDAAAAIPYLQKHSDILQCLCAENPDLVQLKSLLAGLTLPVKRSSSEVTPEDRDDDLSTGSLPLVNISASVSLSAADMTMYLKKMSRGEAVEDVLEVLTEVDEKSRRSPEIIQYFINDLQRLMTTSEELCRNMAFSLALRCIQNNPCLATDFLPTFMYCLGSGNFDVVQTALRNLPEYVLLCQEHADILLHKAFLVGIYGQIDTSSMISESMKVLHMEATT, encoded by the exons ATGAATCGTCCAAAGCCTACAACTCTTAGGCGCCCCAGTGCTGCAAAACCATCAG GTCACCCTCCACCAGGAGATTTCATTGCTCTGGGATCAAAGAGCCAGGGTGGAGAGCCCAAAGCCCCCGCTGTCTTGCTGAAGCCAGCATCCACCGTGTTACCTGCTGACCGTAAGAGAGAGACTTCCTCCACTCTGCCCTCCTCATCGGGTCTGTCCAGCCTCACCAAGCGGCCCAAACTATCCACCACCCCTCCAGTCAGTGCTCTGGGACGACTCGCTGATGTCGCAGCTGTGGACAAGAGGGCGATATCACCCTCAATAAAGGAGCCATCGGTGATACCTATTGAAG tgTCACCTGCAGTGCTGCTGGATGAGATTGAAGCTGCAGAGTCTGAAGGAAATGATGACCGCATTGAGGGACTGCTGTGTGGAGCAGTGAAACAACTCAAGCTGAACCGAGCCAAGCCTGACATAACACTGTACCTCAGTCTCATGTTCCTGGCCAAAATCAGGCCCAACGTTTTTGctactgaaggaattattgag GCCTTGTGCAGCCTCCTGCGTCGGGATGCTTCCATCAACTTTAAAGCAAAGGGGAACAGTCTTGTGTCTGTTCTTGCTTGCAATCTGCTGATGGCAGCCTACGAGGACGACGAGAACTGGCCTGAGATCTTTGTAAAA gTGTACATTGAGGACTCTCTTGGAGAAAGAATCTGGGTGGACAGTTCTCACTGTAAGAATTTTGTTGACAACATCCAGACTGCTTTTGGGACAAAGATGCCCCCTAAGAGTATGCTGCTGCAGGCTGACACTGGCCGCTCTGGTGGAGATCTCAGTGCAG gtAGCAGCCCTCATCCCTCAACCCCCGATGAGGATGACAGCCAGACTGAATTGCTGATAGCTGAGGAGAAACTCAGCCCTGAGGATGAAGGGCAGATTATGCCGAG GTATGAAGACCTGGCAGAGAGCGTGGAGGACTATGTGCTCGACGTCCTCAGGGATCAGTTGAACCGCAGGCAGCCGATGGACAACGTGTCCCGAAACCTGCTGCGTCTGCTCACGGCCACGTGTGGCTACAAAGAGGCACGGCTCATGGCTGTGCAGAGGCTGGAGATGTGGCTCCAGAACCCAAAG CTGACTCGACCAGCTCAAGACCTCCTCATGTCTTTGTGTATGAACTGCAACACCCAGGGATCGGATGACATGGAGGTGATCTCCAACCTGATCAAGATCCGACTCAAACCTAAAGTCCTCCTCAACCAATACATGCTGTGTGTCAG GGAGCTGCTCAACGCTAACCGAGACAACCTGGGCACTACGGTGAAGCTGGTGATCTTCAATGAGCTGTCCAATGCCAGGAATCCTAACAACATGCAAGTCCTCCACACAGTGCTGCAGCACAGCCCAGAACAGGCTCCAAAG TTCTTGGCGATGGTGTTCCAGGACCTGCTAACCAACAAGGATGATTACCTCCGTGCCTCCAGAGCCCTGCTGAGAGAGATCATCAAACAGACCAAGCACGAGATTAACTTCCAGTCCTTCTGCTTTGGTTTGATGCAGGAGAGAAAGGAGACCAGCTATGTGGACATGGAGTTCAAa GAGCGTTTCGTCATCCAGGTTACAGATTTACTGACTGTCTCCATGATGTTGGGCATCACCGCTCAGGTCAAAGAAGCAGGCATTGCGTGGGACAAAGGAGACAATAAGA atCTGGAGGGCCTGAGGTCGTTTCAGAATCAGATAGCTGCCATCCAGAGAGATGCTGTGTGGTGGCTTCACACCGTGGTTCCTACCATCAGCAAAGTTGGCGCAAAAGACTACGTTCACTG CCTTCACAAAGTGCTGTTCACAGAGCAACCTGAGACATATTACAAGTGGGACAACTGGCCTCCAGAGAGTGACAGAAA TTTCTTCCTTCGCCTCTGCTCCGAGGTGCCTCTGTTGGAGGACACACTGATGCGCATTCTGGTGATTGGGTTGTCACGTGATTTGCCCCTGGGCCCAGCAGATGCCATGGAGCTCGCAGATCACCTGGTTAAGAGGGCTGCTGGAGTTCAGTCTGATG ACCTGGAGGTCCTGAAAGTGGAGAGGATCCAACTCATTGATGCAGTGCTGAATCTGTGTACATACCACCACCCAGAGAACATTCAGCTGCCTGCAGG GTACCAACCGCCAAATTTGGCAATATCCACACTGTATTGGAAggcatggctgctgctgcttgtgGTGGCTGCGTTTAATCCTCAGAAAATAG gtTTGGCTGCCTGGGATGGCTATCCTACTCTGAAAATGCTCATGGAGATGGTTATGACAAA CAACTGCACCTACCCTCCATGCACCATTGCAGACGAGGACACAAAGACTGAGATGATCAACAGGGAGCTGCAGATCTCCCAGCGAGAGAAACAAGAGATCCTGGCCTTTGAGAGCCACTTGGCAGCAGCCTCCACCAAACAGACCATCACAGAGAGCAACAGCTTGCTGTTGTCTCAGCTCACCAGTCTGGATCCACA gGGTCCTCCTCGTCGACCTCCTCCTCAGATCCAGGAGCAGGTGAAAACCCTCAACCAGTCTCTGCGTCTCGGACATCTCCTCTGCCGCAGCCGCAACCCAGACTTCCTCCTCAACATCATCCAGAGACAG GCTTCCTCTCAGTCCATGCCGTGGTTGGCTGATTTGGTCCAGTCCAGTGAGGGGTCCCTGGATGTGCTTCCAGTGCAGTGCTTGTGTGAATTCCTATTGCATGATGCTGCGGATGACAGTCTGCCAATAGAGGATGACGAAGAGGGAGAGAGCAAAGAGCAGAAAGCCAAGAAGAGACAA AGACAGCAAAAGCAAAGGCAGCTACTTGAACGGCTCCAGGATCTTTTGTTAGGTCCTAAGGCTGACGAACAGACAACATGTGAAGTGCTGGACTACTTTCTGCGTCGTCTCAGCTCTTCTCAGGTGGCATCGAGGGTCCTAGCCATGAAG GGTTTGTCATTGGTGCTGACTGAAGGAGGCTTGAAAGACGGAGATGAGCGGGATCAGCCCATGGAAGAAGACTCTGCAGATGCCGAACTCCTGCCAGGGTACCAGTGGCTGCTACAAGATCTCCCAAAGCTCCCCTTGTTTGACAGCGTCAGGGGCATGACATCCACTGCTCTGCAGCAG GCTATTCACATGGAGACAGATCCACAGACGATCAGTGCCTATCTCATCTacctatcccagcatgcaccagTGGAGGAGCAGTCTTCTCATAATGATCTGGCCCTGGTAACTACG GACGTTGCCCGGCTGATCGTTGAGCGTTCTACCATCATGAACAGCCTGTTCTCCAAGCATTCCTGCAGACCTGAGTCTGATGCTGTGCTCAGTGCTTTCCTCACCATCTTCTCTACATACATCAAGAGAATGCGGAAGACCAAAGAGGGCGAGGATCTTTACAGCTGG TCCGAATCCCAGGACCAGGTGTTTCTGCGTTGGACCACAGGAGAGACTGCTACGATGCACATCCTTGTAGTCCATGCCATGGTTATTCTGCTGACACTGGGGCCTCCAAAAG GAGAGAGTGATTTCTACGCTCTTTTGGACATTTGGTTCCCCGACAAGAAACCTCTACCCACTGCCTTCCTGGTTGACACCTCAGAAGAGGCCCTTCTGCTGCCTGATTGGTTGAAACTCAGGATGATCCGATCAGAGGTGTCTCGATTGGTTGATGCAG CTTTACAAGACCTGGAGCctcagcagctgctgctgtttgtacAGTCCTTTGGTATTCCTGTATCCAGCATGAGTAAATTGCTGCAGTACTTGGATCAGGCTGTCTCTCATGATACACAGACGCTGGAACAGAACATCATGGACAAGC ATTACATGGCCCACCTGGTTGAAGTGCAGCATGAGCGAGGTGCCACTGGGGGGCACACCTTCCATTCATTACTGagctcctctcttcctccacaCAGAG ATTCTGCTGAAACAAGTAAGGCCAAAGTTACCGTGGAAACGCCCCATAACTCAGTGAAGATGAGAGCAGCCAGTCAGCTTCCTGCAGTCGGGCCTGATGATGATCTCACTGGCATGTTGCTTCAG ATATTCCCCCTTAAAGTGGACCCTCGCTGGCACGGCCCCCCTCCCAGCCAGCTCTCTCTGGCCTTACAGCAGGCCCTGGCTAAAGAGCTGATGCGGGCCAAGCAGGGCCAAATTCAGCAGGGTGGGCTGGCATTTCGGCTCCTACAGGCCATTGCGGCCCTGCTCACCTCTGCTCACGCAGGGCCTATTGTCATATCAATGCACCACAGCCATGCCCTGTCCTGTCCTCTCATGCGCCAACTTCACCTCTACCAG CGTCTTGTGTCCCAGGACATGGCTTTCTCCTCACTTTTCCTTAAGGTCATTGTTGAGATGTTAATCTGGTTAGACAACCCAACTGTGGAGGCAGGACCACTAAAGACTCTACTCAAAACCTTCGCTGGTCAGAACTctcacaaacacaggcacaatGATG TGCGTACAGGTTTCCTCCACCTGGCGGAGGCTTTGGCATATCGCAGAGATATTGAAGTGCCTCTGATAGCCATCATTGCAATGCTGAAAGCTGGAGACAGATGCAATGCAGAACCAGAGCTCATTGGGAAAG TGTTACAAGGGCTGATGGAGGTGAGGTCGCCGTATTTGGAGGAGCTACTGTCTCTGTTGATGACTGTTGGTACACAGAACGGGACCGCTGGCCCTGTTGCCACGGTGATTTCCTTGCTGCTTCAGGAAAGTGAGGAGCGAGCTGTGAAAAAGGAAGTGGATTCTAACAA CTCCGAGGTGACAAAGTCGGGACTAAGCTCTGGGCTGCTGGTTGATTGGCTGGAGCATCTTGACCCTGAGGTCACTTCAGTGTGTCCAGACCTTCAACAGAAACTGCTGTTTGCCCTCAACAAG GCAAGAGGAACCCCTGCCTACAGACCTTATCTTTTGGCCTTGCTTACACATCAGTCAAACTGGTCCACCATCCTGCAGTGTATCAGTGCTCTTCTCAGCAAGCGCAGAGACTACAA ACTTGACCCATCATCAGCCCTGGATTTCCTGTGGGCGTGCAGCCACATCCCACGTATCTGGCAAGGACGCGACCAGAAGATTCCTCAA AAGAAAACGGAGAAGTTTGTGCTACGACTCAGTTCTCTGGAGCTCATGAGCCTGGTGGACCTGATCTTGTCAGAGTCGGAGCTCAACAGTCGCGACTCACCCCGCGATGACAAAAGCAGCTTGGACCAGGCCTCCTGCTCCCTCATCCAGTCCAGGCTGCCCCTCCTTCACTCCTACTGCAGTGGAGAGCTAGAAAACATCAAGAAAGTCTCAGAGTACCTCATCTACTGCACAAAGAAATGGGAGGACAG TGGCATGAGTAAGCGTTGCCAGAACTTGCTGCTGCAGATCTATCTGCACTTCCCCGAGGTCATCCAGCACGTTACCCTGCCTGAAGGCACCTTCAGCAGTGGGGGGGCTGCAGACGGCAGCAGCTGCAAG CTTGATGTCCTGGTGCATCGCCTGGTCACACTGCTTGCTGATATAGGAGACTCAAAGTCCGTTGAGGGCCGTGTGTCTGATGCCAACCTTGCATGCAGGAAGCTGGCTGTGTCCCACCCTGTCCTTTTGctcag ACACCTGCCTATGATTGCAGGTCTCTTGCACGGTCGCATCCACCTAAACATGCAAGAGTTTCGGCAGCAAAACCACATGACGTTCTTTAGCAACGTGCTCGTCATCCTGGAGCTGCTGCAGCCGCTTGTTTTCCACAGCGACCACCGGAGGGCGCTTCAAGACTGCCTTCTGTCCTTTATGAAGGTCCTTCGG AACTTCCAGAGGACTCGCTCGCCGTTGGTCTTCATTAACAAGTTTTTGCAGTTCACACAGAAGTACATCACCCACGATGCAGCGGCCGCCATTCCCTATTTACAGAAGCACTCTGACATCTTGCA GTGTCTGTGTGCAGAAAACCCAGACCTGGTTCAGCTGAAATCTCTGCTGGCTGGACTCACGTTGCCAGTGAAAAGGTCTTCTTCAGAGGTTACGCCAGAGGACAGAGATG ACGACTTGTCCACTGGTTCCCTGCCCCTCGTCAACATATCTGCATCGGTTTCACTGAGTGCGGCTGACATGACAATGTACCTGAAAAAGATGTCTAGAGGAGAGGCAGtcgagg ATGTGTTGGAAGTGTTGACAGAGGTGGATGAGAAATCGAGGAGGAGTCCAGAGATCATCCAGTACTTCATT AATGATCTGCAGAGACTCATGACAACCTCTGAGGAGTTGTGTCGGAACATGGCCTTTAGTCTTGCCCTACGCTGCATCCAGAATAATCCCTG cttGGCAACAGACTTCCTGCCAACTTTCATGTACTGTTTGGGCAGTGGTAACTTCGACGTGGTACAGACGGCTCTCAGGAATCTTCCAGAATATGTGCTTCTCTGTCAAG AACACGCAGACATCTTGCTCCACAAGGCATTTTTAGTGGGTATCTACGGACAAATTGACACCAGTTCAATGATCTCAGAGTCCATGAAAGTCCTTCACATGGAAGCAACAACATAA